The following proteins are co-located in the Doryrhamphus excisus isolate RoL2022-K1 chromosome 3, RoL_Dexc_1.0, whole genome shotgun sequence genome:
- the scg2b gene encoding secretogranin-2b, whose protein sequence is MLHFHQKLPSGVAAVLLAFLLHGCAVQAASLPRHYRLRGGEGEEQPAGSDLLKALEYIENLKQRNGGRPLPVDYDEVDKFRMLLQLASQQQQEDNGPADRQDITAEQLMRTLLKSIQDQAKLGSVSAPRNDRRLHRHRTKDTETPQSSPADYANYPRPHKKYPLMFEDEENTDASRRATEDLDQQYTPQSLANLRSIFEELGRMPLKRDLFGDDDEEEADDEDAAPGEEWVPVEEREETEEMVNGSHEEADRALGDQEEAAEAEEVQRRSGQDQEDADDDTKLVDYYLLKVLEMTDQTQKRDQTGEQKKRLIRPSIVDPRTVKELLELSLKLHVPPQDLIDMLLTEELRKLHRNPPASSRYTVGTTPKVRYFSRRLPVKSKTAPEDMDREDFLDIIGVETISNEYPVMQRPAKTSLDRTPTGSNVAPNAGSVKIPPPSGRRENLFLSELNKMPLKRQADGGDDADDDDVEDEVTTYLAAKILTEYPPNSIAKRDTQVQMKGGFPYELYERAVKDYLGQADSGSRPVAKREAEGVAEEKPTEVQSKEEMPVKTSAPQTVQGEGGEEHHDKAVAGM, encoded by the coding sequence ATGCTGCATTTCCACCAAAAGTTGCCCTCGGGGGTGGCCGCAGTCCTCCTCGCCTTCCTTCTCCACGGATGCGCGGTGCAGGCAGCGTCTCTCCCCCGCCACTACCGCCTCCGCGGCGGGGAAGGCGAAGAGCAGCCGGCGGGTTCGGACCTGCTGAAAGCCTTAGAGTACATCGAGAACCTAAAGCAGCGTAACGGGGGGCGACCTCTGCCTGTGGACTACGACGAAGTGGATAAGTTCCGGATGTTGCTTCAGCTCGCCTCGCAGCAACAGCAAGAAGATAATGGTCCAGCGGATCGTCAGGATATCACCGCGGAGCAGCTGATGAGAACCCTCCTCAAGTCCATCCAGGATCAGGCCAAGCTCGGATCAGTATCCGCGCCCCGGAACGACCGCCGCCTGCACCGACACCGCACCAAAGACACTGAAACCCCGCAGAGCTCACCGGCAGACTACGCCAACTACCCAAGACCCCACAAGAAGTACCCGTTGATGTTTGAGGATGAGGAGAACACGGATGCATCCAGACGGGCTACAGAGGACTTGGACCAGCAGTACACACCGCAGAGCCTCGCCAACCTTCGCTCCATCTTCGAGGAGCTCGGGAGGATGCCTCTGAAGAGAGACCTGTTTGGTGATGATGACGAGGAGGAGGCTGATGATGAGGATGCGGCCCCTGGAGAGGAGTGGGTTCCTGTGGAGGAAAGAGAGGAGACAGAGGAGATGGTGAATGGGAGCCACGAGGAAGCAGATCGAGCACTTGGGGACCAGGAGGAGGCTGCGGAGGCAGAGGAGGTGCAGCGACGCTCGGGTCAGGATCAAGAGGATGCGGACGATGACACCAAACTGGTCGATTATTACCTGCTGAAGGTTCTGGAGATGACCGATCAGACACAGAAGAGGGACCAGACTGGAGAGCAAAAAAAGAGACTCATCCGCCCTTCCATCGTGGACCCTCGCACGGTGAAGGAGCTGCTGGAGCTCTCCTTGAAACTCCATGTCCCGCCACAGGACCTGATTGACATGCTGCTTACAGAAGAGCTCCGGAAGCTCCACCGCAACCCTCCTGCCTCATCTCGCTACACGGTAGGAACCACCCCCAAAGTCCGCTACTTTAGTCGCAGACTGCCGGTGAAGAGCAAGACGGCCCCCGAGGACATGGACCGGGAGGACTTTCTGGACATCATCGGTGTGGAGACCATCAGTAATGAGTATCCGGTGATGCAAAGACCTGCCAAGACGTCCTTGGATAGAACACCGACGGGGTCCAATGTCGCTCCCAATGCAGGATCTGTTAAAATCCCGCCTCCATCCGGACGGAGAGAGAACCTGTTCTTATCCGAGCTCAACAAGATGCCCCTTAAGCGTCAGGCTGATGGCGGCGATGACGCAGACGACGATGACGTGGAGGACGAGGTGACCACCTACCTGGCGGCCAAAATCCTCACAGAGTATCCGCCCAACAGCATCGCCAAGCGGGACACCCAGGTGCAGATGAAGGGCGGCTTCCCCTATGAGCTGTACGAGCGAGCCGTGAAGGACTACTTGGGCCAGGCAGACTCTGGAAGCAGACCGGTGGCCAAAAGGGAGGCTGAGGGGGTTGCGGAGGAGAAGCCCACAGAGGTGCAGAGCAAGGAGGAGATGCCGGTGAAGACCTCAGCCCCGCAGACCGTGCAGGGTGAAGGAGGAGAGGAGCACCACGACAAAGCTGTGGCTGGAATGTAA
- the ap1s3b gene encoding AP-1 complex subunit sigma-3b isoform X2: MMRFLLLFSRQGKLRLQKWYTPMSDREKKKIIRDMTTAVLARQPRTCNFLQWKDLKIIYKRYASLYFCLAIENQENELLALEVIHRYVELLDRYFGNVCELDIIFNFEKAYFILDEFLLGGEIQETSKQIVNRSIEASDMLQETMEEYMSKPAF, from the exons ATG ATGCGCTTCCTGCTGCTGTTTAGCCGCCAGGGCAAGTTGAGATTGCAGAAATGGTACACGCCCATGTCTGATcgggagaagaaaaaaatcatcaggGACATGACCACAGCCGTGTTGGCACGGCAACCACGCACCTGTAACTTCCTGCAGTGGAAAGACCTGAAGATTATTTACAAGAG ATATGCAAGCTTGTATTTCTGCTTGGCGATAGAGAACCAAGAGAATGAGCTGCTAGCTTTGGAGGTTATTCATCGCTATGTGGAGCTGCTGGACAGATATTTTGGCAAT GTGTGTGAGCTGGACATAATCTTTAACTTTGAGAAGGCCTATTTTATCCTGGACGAGTTCCTCCTGGGAGGGGAAATACAAGAAACCTCCAAACAGATTGTGAACCGCTCCATTGAAGCCTCAGACATGCTACAAGAG ACAATGGAGGAATATATGAGCAAACCGGCATTTTGA
- the ap1s3b gene encoding AP-1 complex subunit sigma-3b isoform X1, which translates to MMRFLLLFSRQGKLRLQKWYTPMSDREKKKIIRDMTTAVLARQPRTCNFLQWKDLKIIYKRYASLYFCLAIENQENELLALEVIHRYVELLDRYFGNVCELDIIFNFEKAYFILDEFLLGGEIQETSKQIVNRSIEASDMLQEDGNSDWYEVELFG; encoded by the exons ATG ATGCGCTTCCTGCTGCTGTTTAGCCGCCAGGGCAAGTTGAGATTGCAGAAATGGTACACGCCCATGTCTGATcgggagaagaaaaaaatcatcaggGACATGACCACAGCCGTGTTGGCACGGCAACCACGCACCTGTAACTTCCTGCAGTGGAAAGACCTGAAGATTATTTACAAGAG ATATGCAAGCTTGTATTTCTGCTTGGCGATAGAGAACCAAGAGAATGAGCTGCTAGCTTTGGAGGTTATTCATCGCTATGTGGAGCTGCTGGACAGATATTTTGGCAAT GTGTGTGAGCTGGACATAATCTTTAACTTTGAGAAGGCCTATTTTATCCTGGACGAGTTCCTCCTGGGAGGGGAAATACAAGAAACCTCCAAACAGATTGTGAACCGCTCCATTGAAGCCTCAGACATGCTACAAGAG GATGGCAACAGTGATTGGTATGAGGTGGAGCTGTTTGGATGA
- the LOC131126114 gene encoding dehydrogenase/reductase SDR family member 12-like: protein MSLYRNTVWFLNGIHHYTRNGYEAASKNFEPQDTDVSVVGRTFMVTGANSGIGKATAMTIAKKGGRVHMLCRDKDKAEEAKEAIILESGNTEVYIHIVDLSESHKVWQFAEDFKKQYSSLHVLINNAGCMIHNREVNDEGLEKNFAINTMGMYLLTESLIPLLEKSRDPRVITVSSGGMLVQKLQIDDLQSEKGYFDGVMVYAQNKRQQVVLTEQWAREYPAIHFSVMHPGWVDTPAVSTSMPQFHSMMGGRLRTAEQGADTVLWLALSRAASRTQSGQFFQDRRPVSTHLPLAWTRSSTVEILTFIGHLEILAKAVQSLPDPQLSNPRAPSTTHVI from the exons ATGTCCCTGTACCGAAATACCGTCTGGTTCCTAAATGGAATACACCATTACACAAG GAATGGATATGAAGCAGCATCGAAAAACTTTGAGCCACAGGACACGGATGTGTCCGTTGTGGGAAGGACTTTTATGGTCACTGGAGCCAACAGTGGAATTGGGAAAGCGACTGCCATGACTATAGCCAAGAAAG GTGGAAGAGTACACATGTTGTGTAGGGATAAAGATAAAGCTGAAGAGGCCAAGGAGGCGATTATTCTTGAATCTGGGAATACC GAGGTATACATCCATATTGTGGACTTGTCAGAGTCACACAAAGTCTGGCAGTTTGCTGAGGACTTCAAGAAGCAGTATTCATCTTTACATGTGTTG ATAAACAATGCAGGATGTATGATACACAACAGAGAGGTGAATGATGAAGGCCTGGAGAAGAATTTTGCTATCAACACGATGG GGATGTATCTTCTCACTGAGAGTCTCATACCACTTCTAGAAAAGAGCCGGGATCCCagggtg ATCACCGTGTCATCAGGAGGCATGCTCGTCCAGAAGCTGCAGATTGATGACTTACAGTCGGAGAAAGGGTACTTTGACGGTGTCATGGTCTACGCCCAGAACAAG AGACAGCAGGTGGTGCTGACAGAACAGTGGGCCAGAGAGTACCCTGCCATTCACTTTTCAGTCATGCACCCTGGCTGGGTGGATACACCAG CTGTGTCCACATCCATGCCTCAGTTCCACAGCATGATGGGAGGCAGGTTACGCACTGCAGAGCAAGGAGCAGACACGGTGCTTTGGTTGGCTTTGTCCCGAGCTGCCAGCAGAACCCAAAGTGGGCAGTTCTTTCAAG atcGTAGGCCCGTCTCTACCCACCTCCCCCTGGCCTGGACTCGCAGCTCTACAGTGGAGATTCTGACTTTCATCGGTCACCTGGAGATTCTGGCCAAAGCTGTACAGTCGCTGCCTGATCCACAGCTCAGTAATCCACGAGCCCCCAGCACCACTCATGTCATATAA